Proteins co-encoded in one Kutzneria chonburiensis genomic window:
- a CDS encoding phosphoadenylyl-sulfate reductase, translating to MDARPRAELRRIADRAAAELHDATAAEVLGWAGRTFGDRLAVASSMADTVLVDLAARHAPGVHVLFLDTGYHFPETIGTRDAVAATYPITLVTVVPEQTVAEQDRWYGPRLYTRDPDKCCALRKVAPLDGALRHYDAWVTGMRRDESPTRADTPVVGWDDRRGLIKINPIAAWTANDMAEYAVRHGVLLNPLLSDGYLSVGCRPCTTRVAAGADARSGRWAGRAKTECGLHST from the coding sequence ATGGACGCTCGCCCGCGCGCCGAACTCCGGCGCATCGCCGACCGAGCCGCCGCAGAACTGCACGACGCCACCGCCGCGGAAGTACTCGGCTGGGCCGGCCGGACCTTCGGCGACCGGCTCGCCGTCGCCTCGTCGATGGCCGACACCGTGCTGGTCGACCTGGCCGCGCGGCACGCTCCCGGTGTGCACGTGCTCTTTCTCGACACCGGCTACCACTTCCCGGAGACCATCGGGACCCGGGACGCGGTGGCCGCGACCTACCCGATCACGCTGGTCACGGTCGTCCCCGAGCAGACCGTGGCCGAGCAGGACCGGTGGTACGGCCCGCGACTGTACACCCGCGATCCGGACAAGTGCTGTGCCCTGCGCAAAGTCGCCCCGCTGGACGGGGCACTGCGGCACTACGACGCGTGGGTCACCGGCATGCGCCGGGACGAGTCGCCGACCAGGGCGGACACGCCGGTGGTCGGCTGGGACGACCGCCGCGGCCTGATCAAGATCAACCCGATCGCCGCGTGGACCGCGAACGACATGGCGGAATACGCTGTGCGGCACGGGGTTCTGCTCAATCCGCTGCTGTCGGACGGCTATCTGTCGGTCGGCTGCCGCCCGTGCACCACGCGGGTGGCGGCCGGCGCCGACGCGCGCAGCGGCCGGTGGGCCGGCCGGGCCAAGACCGAGTGCGGCCTGCACAGCACGTGA
- a CDS encoding NAD-dependent epimerase/dehydratase family protein, with protein MRVLVLGGDGFCGWPTALHLSDNGHDVTILDNLSRRAIDLELEVDSLTPIRPLGERLRVWRQLSGRDIGFIRLDLATEYDRLVSVLTRLRPDAVVHFAEQRAAPYSMRSTGAKRYTVDNNVRATHNLLTALVTTGGETALVHLGTMGVYGYGWSGSAPIPEGYLTVKVPTPDGDLDREILHPANPGSVYHLTKTLDQLMFAFYANNDGLRVTDLHQGIVWGTQTPQTARDERLVNRFDYDGDYGTVLNRFLMQAAIGHPLTVHGTGGQTRAFIHLRDTVRCIEIALNNPPEPGAKPTVFNQITETHRVRDLADLVSAMTGVEVANLPNPRQEAVENDLVVRNDRFLALGLKPTTLSEGLLEECTDIAVRYADRVDPSKIVCRSVWREGMAVAPDLLTELPVRQPVAVD; from the coding sequence ATGCGTGTACTTGTTCTGGGCGGAGACGGCTTCTGCGGTTGGCCGACGGCCCTTCACCTGTCCGACAACGGCCATGACGTCACCATTCTCGACAACCTGAGCCGGCGGGCCATCGACCTGGAACTCGAGGTCGACTCGCTGACCCCGATCCGCCCGCTGGGCGAGCGGTTACGGGTGTGGCGCCAGCTTTCCGGGCGGGACATCGGTTTCATCCGCCTCGACCTCGCCACGGAATACGACCGCCTGGTGTCCGTGTTGACGAGACTCCGGCCGGATGCCGTGGTGCACTTCGCCGAACAGCGGGCCGCGCCGTACTCGATGCGGTCCACCGGGGCCAAGCGCTACACCGTCGACAACAACGTGCGGGCGACGCACAACCTGCTGACCGCGCTGGTCACGACCGGCGGCGAGACCGCGCTGGTGCACCTGGGGACCATGGGCGTGTACGGCTACGGCTGGTCCGGCTCGGCCCCGATCCCCGAGGGCTACCTCACCGTCAAGGTGCCGACCCCCGACGGCGACCTCGACCGCGAGATCCTGCACCCGGCCAACCCGGGCTCGGTCTACCACCTGACGAAGACGTTGGACCAGCTCATGTTCGCCTTCTACGCGAACAACGACGGGCTGCGCGTGACCGACCTGCACCAGGGCATCGTGTGGGGCACGCAGACGCCGCAGACCGCCCGTGACGAGCGGCTGGTCAACCGCTTCGACTACGACGGCGACTACGGCACCGTGTTGAACCGGTTCCTGATGCAGGCGGCCATCGGCCACCCGCTGACCGTGCACGGCACCGGCGGGCAGACCCGTGCGTTCATCCACCTCCGGGACACCGTGCGGTGTATAGAGATCGCGCTGAACAACCCGCCCGAGCCCGGGGCCAAGCCGACGGTGTTCAACCAGATCACCGAGACGCACCGGGTCCGCGACCTGGCCGACCTGGTCAGCGCCATGACCGGGGTCGAGGTGGCCAACCTGCCCAATCCGCGGCAGGAAGCGGTGGAGAACGACCTGGTCGTGCGCAACGACCGGTTCCTCGCGCTCGGCCTCAAGCCGACGACCCTGTCCGAGGGTTTGCTGGAGGAGTGCACGGACATCGCGGTCCGGTACGCCGACCGTGTCGACCCGTCGAAGATCGTCTGCCGGTCGGTGTGGCGCGAGGGCATGGCCGTCGCACCCGATCTGCTGACCGAACTTCCGGTGCGGCAGCCGGTGGCGGTCGACTGA
- a CDS encoding HlyD family secretion protein, with product MARGQARVRGMNAAADLSPLVRKEFPHSSVRQLLVAVAILSGGSVLAYFTYTDVSARSSFVGAVQPEQSLNLDFTQTGRIQDVMVRAGEHVKKGQPLATQDQAVAKATLADAKAVLVAAQAKLAALQSPALTDTAKQNLDLQVAKANAQLAGAQKASGDAAVTANAEVAQAQQAVTDAQSTYDSDNSQYNSVCATNADADKTYCANLQAQVRKDASAISTANANLTHTKASTAQLRDTALNAVTAAQSTVAITQNQRAAAGEPASPADLFAAQSSVASAQSDVDQAQHTLDQLTLTSPIDGVIANVGGVPGELDGTTGVHGFAGPQSMQPAQAPAFSLFPPAAGTDSTQNPGTANQHPLVTLVSSESDAVAQVAESAMPKLKPGTKARVTVNALRQTVDGTVDQVIPMPIDQSGSVEYGVRLTVANWPEGTTPGMSLSVVFP from the coding sequence ATGGCCCGCGGCCAGGCCCGGGTCCGCGGCATGAACGCGGCGGCCGACCTCTCCCCTTTGGTGCGCAAGGAGTTCCCGCACTCGTCGGTCCGGCAGCTGTTGGTCGCGGTGGCCATTCTGTCCGGGGGCTCGGTCCTGGCGTACTTCACCTACACCGATGTCTCGGCCCGCAGCAGCTTCGTCGGCGCGGTGCAGCCCGAGCAGTCGCTCAACCTGGACTTCACCCAGACCGGCCGGATCCAGGACGTCATGGTGCGGGCCGGTGAACACGTCAAGAAGGGCCAGCCGCTGGCCACCCAGGACCAGGCCGTGGCCAAGGCCACGCTGGCCGACGCCAAGGCGGTTCTCGTTGCGGCACAGGCGAAGCTGGCCGCTTTGCAGTCGCCGGCGTTGACCGACACGGCCAAGCAGAACCTGGACCTCCAGGTGGCCAAGGCGAACGCACAGCTGGCCGGCGCGCAGAAGGCGTCGGGCGACGCGGCCGTGACGGCGAATGCCGAAGTGGCCCAGGCACAACAGGCCGTCACGGACGCACAGTCCACATACGACAGTGACAACAGCCAGTACAACTCGGTGTGCGCCACCAACGCGGACGCGGACAAGACATACTGCGCGAATCTCCAGGCGCAGGTGCGCAAGGACGCGTCGGCCATCAGCACGGCCAACGCGAACCTGACCCACACCAAGGCATCCACGGCCCAGCTGCGGGACACGGCCCTGAATGCCGTGACGGCCGCACAGTCCACTGTGGCCATTACCCAGAACCAGCGCGCGGCCGCCGGGGAACCGGCGTCTCCGGCCGATCTGTTCGCCGCCCAGTCATCGGTGGCGTCCGCGCAGTCCGACGTCGACCAGGCCCAGCACACCCTCGATCAGCTCACGCTGACCTCCCCCATCGACGGTGTGATCGCCAACGTCGGCGGCGTGCCCGGCGAGCTCGACGGCACCACCGGGGTGCACGGGTTCGCCGGGCCACAATCCATGCAGCCGGCCCAGGCGCCGGCGTTCAGCCTGTTCCCGCCGGCCGCCGGCACCGACTCCACGCAGAATCCGGGCACCGCCAACCAGCACCCGCTGGTCACGCTGGTCAGCTCGGAAAGCGACGCGGTGGCCCAGGTCGCCGAGTCGGCCATGCCGAAGCTCAAGCCGGGCACCAAGGCTCGCGTAACGGTGAATGCGTTACGACAGACCGTGGACGGCACCGTGGACCAGGTCATCCCGATGCCGATCGACCAGTCCGGCTCGGTGGAGTACGGGGTGCGGCTGACCGTGGCGAACTGGCCCGAGGGCACGACGCCCGGCATGAGCCTGAGCGTGGTCTTCCCATGA
- a CDS encoding glycosyltransferase has translation MIRWAGLALLVLNIALLAVLVVHALRRKYDDSDRGVGNVVRLPKPHPPSLRRVAAFVVICLGGSLVLNSIRTPDLSTSYRWAIGRAVTAVVPLPGVVASYVTQLRPVIPISFLAFTVALALCVRASPLRRLLIVLHAPLAIFASLTADTALGVVGIEFTLPLGPFPLVSILMHYGIAYVMAMRLALTTYLLPRPTQVPIRRTGDTFDTVITIVSMAAVSVLVAAGAAYVVSLIGDDPMAYTFLLLAIPVYLKFGLYIMLSVLRVVGRRRLPQPGPNPPPVDVIGPAFNEETNIVAWVRSVDRAAAAYGGPVHLILCDDGSTDDTRRLAEEAMARATALQGTVIAGSHTGKATALNLALTRCTADYVVRHDTDCELHPNVLRFSIPWFQADPRIGLVGAFMLPKFPFHTWVDRMRSLELAAGFGLPRLAYAVVDMQPCVPGNYTAVRRTAALEIGGWPEGMLGEDIDFTCSLARIGYRAVYDRRVWAYEDVPESLAQLRLQRRRWSQGSIYNFARFVPPAAGSAGPRFWFAEFFKGARRIVQPMQFAAYLFALPAAVFEPDNRQNLIRLLAFFVLAKLPMLVVTVCALCYRRLWRSLLWWPLFLGFVIVKRLANLEALLLLRTRPVRPVWRTARRAVPNPDIAWPVLTPRYLTNGDS, from the coding sequence ATGATTCGCTGGGCGGGCCTTGCCCTGTTGGTGCTGAACATCGCGTTGCTCGCGGTGCTGGTCGTGCATGCCTTGCGCCGCAAGTACGACGACTCCGACCGCGGCGTCGGCAACGTGGTGCGGCTGCCCAAGCCGCACCCGCCGTCGCTGCGGCGGGTCGCCGCGTTCGTGGTGATCTGTCTGGGCGGAAGCCTGGTGCTGAACAGCATCCGCACTCCCGATCTGTCCACTTCGTACAGGTGGGCGATCGGACGCGCTGTCACGGCGGTGGTGCCGCTGCCCGGTGTCGTCGCGAGCTACGTGACCCAACTGCGGCCGGTGATCCCGATCAGCTTCCTCGCCTTCACGGTGGCGCTGGCGCTGTGTGTACGGGCCAGTCCGTTGCGGCGCTTGCTGATCGTGCTGCACGCCCCGCTGGCGATCTTCGCGTCGCTCACCGCGGACACCGCGCTCGGCGTGGTCGGCATCGAGTTCACCCTGCCGCTGGGACCTTTCCCGTTGGTCAGTATCCTCATGCACTACGGCATCGCGTACGTGATGGCGATGCGCCTGGCACTCACCACGTATCTGCTGCCACGGCCGACACAGGTGCCGATCCGGCGCACCGGCGACACGTTCGACACCGTGATCACCATCGTGTCGATGGCCGCGGTGTCGGTGTTGGTCGCTGCCGGCGCGGCCTACGTCGTCAGCCTCATCGGCGACGACCCGATGGCGTACACCTTCCTGCTGCTGGCCATTCCGGTCTATCTCAAGTTCGGCCTCTACATCATGTTGTCCGTCCTGCGCGTGGTCGGCCGGCGCCGGCTGCCGCAGCCGGGGCCGAACCCGCCGCCGGTCGACGTGATCGGGCCGGCGTTCAACGAGGAGACCAACATCGTCGCCTGGGTGCGCAGCGTCGACCGGGCCGCCGCGGCCTACGGCGGCCCGGTGCACCTGATCCTCTGCGATGACGGCTCCACCGACGACACCCGACGACTGGCCGAGGAGGCGATGGCGCGTGCGACCGCCTTACAGGGCACGGTGATCGCCGGTTCCCACACCGGCAAGGCAACCGCCCTCAACCTGGCGCTGACGCGGTGCACCGCGGACTACGTGGTGCGCCACGACACCGACTGCGAGCTGCATCCGAACGTGTTGCGGTTCAGCATTCCCTGGTTCCAGGCCGATCCGCGGATCGGCCTGGTCGGGGCGTTCATGCTGCCCAAGTTCCCGTTCCACACCTGGGTCGACCGGATGCGCTCGCTCGAACTGGCCGCCGGCTTCGGCCTGCCCCGGCTGGCCTACGCGGTCGTCGACATGCAGCCGTGCGTGCCCGGCAACTACACGGCGGTGCGGCGCACCGCGGCGCTGGAGATCGGCGGCTGGCCGGAGGGCATGCTCGGCGAGGACATCGACTTCACGTGCAGCCTCGCCCGCATCGGCTACCGCGCGGTGTACGACCGGCGCGTCTGGGCCTACGAGGACGTGCCGGAATCGTTGGCGCAGCTGCGATTGCAGCGACGACGGTGGAGCCAGGGCTCGATCTACAACTTCGCCCGGTTCGTGCCGCCGGCCGCCGGCTCGGCCGGCCCCCGCTTCTGGTTCGCCGAGTTCTTCAAGGGCGCCCGGCGGATCGTGCAGCCGATGCAGTTCGCCGCCTACCTGTTCGCCTTGCCGGCAGCGGTGTTCGAGCCCGACAACCGGCAGAACCTGATCCGCCTGCTGGCGTTTTTCGTGCTGGCCAAGCTACCCATGCTGGTGGTGACGGTCTGCGCGCTGTGCTACCGCCGGCTGTGGCGGTCGCTGCTGTGGTGGCCGCTGTTCCTCGGTTTCGTGATCGTCAAGCGGCTGGCCAACCTGGAAGCGTTGCTGCTGCTGCGAACCCGCCCGGTGCGGCCGGTGTGGCGCACCGCCCGCCGTGCGGTCCCCAACCCCGACATCGCCTGGCCGGTGCTCACGCCGCGCTACCTGACGAATGGAGATTCGTGA
- a CDS encoding glucoamylase family protein, whose protein sequence is MNRLHRLIVAAVALTGACAATAAPQVNDSWQTVAADDTVITNPTPHLTDSQLGFLREVGQRTWRLLSGPGVDPATSLPLASVLLAGRPAGTVELAPATADQQYTNPALIGNYLTAIAAAKDLGLDDHAQDKAAAVLARIQKLAKYNGFLFRWYSTTTGQAIEAPRGRPIKNGYVSTVDNAWLAQGMVTAGQAFPALTAGFQALLDAMQWDFLYNAGGNVLYNGFQVGGTYSDSTYDNMYSGPRIADYIAIGSGKVPGHLWWGLARTPPADHRQRQVPAGQNRTYSDPQDGQPYTIFEGHYVYDRIKFVPTFGGSMYQALAPAMVVPEQALAPQSLGMNNRNTALAQGAYGQYGAKTTVFGWSAATSPTGNQRYTNYGATELAINQGAVPDDVITPSAAFLAVPIIPEQAFDNISQLITRYPMIYNQYGLLDAVEAATGTLAPRFMAISQTAIMMAVDNAVNQDRLQGYFAAGPYAKLLFPYLSMERYSIHGLVGPG, encoded by the coding sequence GTGAACCGACTGCATCGCCTGATCGTTGCAGCCGTTGCCCTCACCGGCGCCTGCGCCGCCACGGCTGCACCACAGGTCAACGACTCCTGGCAGACGGTCGCCGCCGACGACACCGTCATCACCAACCCGACGCCCCACCTGACCGACAGCCAGCTCGGCTTCCTGCGCGAGGTCGGCCAGCGGACCTGGCGGCTGCTGTCCGGTCCCGGCGTTGATCCGGCGACCAGCCTGCCGCTGGCCAGCGTGCTGCTGGCCGGCCGGCCCGCCGGCACGGTCGAGCTCGCGCCGGCCACGGCCGACCAGCAGTACACCAATCCGGCGCTGATCGGCAACTACCTGACGGCCATCGCGGCGGCCAAGGACCTCGGTCTCGACGACCACGCCCAGGACAAAGCCGCGGCCGTGCTGGCCCGGATCCAGAAGCTGGCCAAGTACAACGGTTTCCTGTTCCGCTGGTACAGCACGACCACCGGGCAGGCCATCGAGGCGCCGCGCGGCCGTCCGATCAAGAACGGCTACGTGTCCACTGTGGACAACGCTTGGCTGGCCCAGGGCATGGTGACCGCCGGGCAGGCGTTCCCGGCGCTGACCGCCGGCTTCCAGGCGCTGCTGGACGCCATGCAGTGGGACTTCCTGTACAACGCCGGCGGAAACGTGCTGTACAACGGATTCCAGGTCGGCGGCACCTACTCCGACTCGACCTACGACAACATGTACTCCGGTCCCCGCATCGCCGACTACATCGCCATCGGCAGCGGCAAGGTGCCCGGACACCTGTGGTGGGGCCTGGCCCGTACGCCGCCGGCCGACCACCGGCAGCGGCAGGTGCCGGCCGGCCAGAACCGGACGTACAGCGATCCTCAGGACGGTCAGCCGTACACCATCTTCGAGGGCCACTACGTCTACGACCGGATCAAGTTCGTGCCGACCTTCGGCGGCAGCATGTACCAGGCGCTGGCGCCGGCCATGGTGGTGCCGGAGCAGGCCCTCGCCCCGCAGAGCCTGGGCATGAACAACCGGAACACCGCGCTGGCCCAGGGCGCGTACGGCCAGTACGGCGCCAAGACCACGGTTTTCGGCTGGTCCGCGGCCACCTCGCCGACCGGAAATCAGCGCTACACCAACTACGGGGCGACCGAGCTGGCCATCAACCAGGGCGCGGTGCCGGACGACGTGATCACGCCGTCGGCCGCCTTCCTGGCCGTGCCGATCATCCCCGAGCAGGCCTTCGACAACATCAGCCAGCTGATCACCCGCTACCCGATGATCTACAACCAGTACGGGCTGCTGGACGCGGTCGAGGCGGCCACCGGCACACTGGCGCCGCGGTTCATGGCCATCAGCCAGACCGCGATCATGATGGCCGTCGACAACGCGGTGAACCAGGACCGGTTGCAGGGCTACTTCGCCGCCGGCCCGTACGCCAAGCTGCTGTTCCCGTACCTGTCCATGGAGCGGTACTCGATCCACGGACTGGTCGGTCCGGGCTGA
- a CDS encoding DUF6924 domain-containing protein has translation MDSLARAAAEREEYDKVVVRTHFGDDEAWQAVLALAAESWGDDEDADEEGFESTTYPVDDPTLAGASIEALRDTLASIDEYLSVVFIADEETMRHPLHPLLAVNLDDEPNYLDKEESVFGRQFRIVPRQASGLHVNLTLANMDYTDWADTAKNSADGVFTEFP, from the coding sequence ATGGATTCTCTGGCCAGGGCGGCGGCGGAGCGCGAGGAGTACGACAAGGTCGTGGTCCGCACCCATTTCGGCGACGACGAGGCGTGGCAGGCGGTGCTCGCGCTGGCCGCGGAGTCGTGGGGCGACGACGAGGACGCCGACGAGGAGGGCTTCGAGTCGACCACCTACCCGGTGGACGACCCGACTCTGGCCGGCGCGTCGATCGAGGCGCTGCGCGACACCCTGGCCTCGATCGACGAGTACCTCTCGGTGGTGTTCATCGCCGACGAGGAGACCATGCGCCACCCACTGCACCCGCTGCTGGCGGTGAACCTGGACGACGAGCCCAACTACCTCGACAAGGAGGAGTCGGTGTTCGGCCGCCAGTTCCGGATCGTGCCGCGCCAGGCCTCGGGTCTGCACGTCAACCTGACGCTGGCCAACATGGACTACACGGATTGGGCCGACACGGCCAAGAACTCCGCGGACGGCGTGTTCACCGAGTTCCCCTAA
- a CDS encoding aldo/keto reductase, protein MRYETLGAAGPQVPALILGCGNFGGIGSPKQFRGKGDSRDAAFEIMDAARAGGITMFDTANAYAGGLSEQWIGEWLADRRASNAIAVTTKVGGPTDAGSGLSRDHIRGQIDASLKRLGVERVALYLAHGPDETVPIEETIGAFEELVEAGKIGAYGVSNVTAAQLSAATTAGRPVNVQNGYNLFDRQAQAELWPVCAAEGVGFSAYSPLAGGLLTGKHRAGQPYAAGSRMALRPPELTDLSLDSAFQALPRLTEIADGYGVPLTTLALAWVLTDPGVTAAVVGPRSEEHLKPMLAAVDLALTPEQRAELVTAINPGA, encoded by the coding sequence ATGCGCTACGAGACGTTGGGGGCCGCCGGACCACAGGTGCCGGCGCTGATTCTCGGCTGTGGAAATTTCGGCGGCATCGGGTCCCCGAAACAGTTCCGGGGCAAGGGCGACAGCCGCGACGCGGCCTTCGAGATCATGGACGCCGCGCGGGCCGGCGGCATCACCATGTTCGACACGGCCAATGCCTACGCCGGCGGCCTCTCCGAGCAGTGGATCGGGGAGTGGCTGGCCGATCGCCGGGCAAGTAACGCCATTGCCGTTACAACCAAGGTCGGTGGGCCCACGGACGCCGGCAGCGGCCTGTCCCGGGACCACATCCGCGGTCAGATCGACGCCAGCCTCAAGCGGCTGGGTGTGGAGCGGGTGGCGCTCTACCTGGCTCACGGTCCCGACGAGACGGTGCCGATCGAGGAGACCATCGGCGCGTTCGAAGAGCTGGTCGAAGCCGGCAAGATCGGCGCGTACGGGGTCAGCAACGTCACCGCCGCCCAGCTCTCGGCGGCCACGACCGCCGGCCGCCCGGTCAACGTCCAAAATGGATACAACCTGTTCGACCGCCAGGCGCAGGCCGAGCTGTGGCCGGTCTGCGCCGCCGAGGGCGTCGGCTTCTCGGCCTACAGCCCGCTGGCCGGCGGCCTGCTGACCGGCAAGCACCGCGCCGGCCAGCCCTACGCGGCCGGCTCCCGGATGGCGCTGCGGCCGCCGGAGCTGACCGACCTGAGTCTGGACAGCGCTTTCCAGGCGCTGCCCCGGCTGACCGAGATCGCCGACGGCTACGGCGTTCCGCTGACCACGCTGGCCCTGGCCTGGGTGCTGACCGACCCCGGCGTGACGGCGGCGGTGGTCGGGCCGCGTTCCGAGGAGCACCTCAAGCCCATGCTCGCGGCCGTCGACCTGGCGCTCACGCCTGAGCAGCGGGCCGAGTTGGTGACGGCCATTAATCCCGGGGCCTAG